From Salinirubellus salinus, the proteins below share one genomic window:
- a CDS encoding energy-coupling factor ABC transporter ATP-binding protein has translation MIETRDLVFTHDGATRPALDGVSLTIPDGESVVLAGANGAGKTTLVRHFNGLLAPDAGEVLVDGDPVDEHPVHARTRVGMTFQDPRDAFVSATVGADVAFGPENLGLPHATIDRRVEVSLAAVGMDGREDERIDALSGGEQARVAIAGALAMDPAHLVLDEPFAGLDWPARRSVLAHLRDLHADGTGLVVVTHDLRDLAWVDRWVVLREGHVAADGDPEAVRQRLESLDVRPPDGPAGAPEP, from the coding sequence ATGATAGAGACGCGGGACCTCGTCTTCACCCACGACGGTGCGACCCGCCCCGCCCTCGACGGCGTCTCGCTGACCATCCCGGACGGCGAGAGCGTCGTCCTCGCGGGCGCCAACGGCGCAGGCAAGACCACCCTCGTCCGGCACTTCAACGGTCTGCTGGCCCCCGACGCGGGCGAGGTGCTCGTCGACGGGGACCCCGTCGACGAACACCCCGTGCACGCCCGGACCCGCGTGGGGATGACCTTCCAGGACCCGCGCGACGCGTTCGTCTCCGCGACGGTGGGTGCCGACGTGGCGTTCGGTCCGGAGAACCTCGGCCTCCCGCACGCGACGATCGACCGCCGGGTCGAGGTGTCGCTCGCGGCGGTCGGGATGGACGGCCGCGAGGACGAGCGCATCGACGCCCTCTCGGGCGGCGAGCAGGCCCGCGTCGCCATCGCGGGGGCACTGGCGATGGACCCGGCCCACCTCGTGCTGGACGAACCGTTCGCCGGCCTCGACTGGCCCGCCCGCCGGTCGGTGCTCGCCCACCTCCGCGACCTGCACGCCGACGGGACGGGGCTGGTCGTCGTCACCCACGACCTGCGTGACCTCGCGTGGGTCGACCGCTGGGTCGTGTTGCGCGAGGGCCACGTGGCGGCCGACGGCGACCCCGAGGCGGTCCGCCAGCGCCTCGAGTCGCTCGACGTCCGTCCGCCGGACGGCCCTGCCGGCGCTCCCGAACCCTGA
- a CDS encoding energy-coupling factor transporter transmembrane component T family protein, which yields MVLQYTPGESLAHALDPRSKLAVQAGFVAAAFAYTTPSGLATMTVLAAGVLAVARTSPLATLREVWVVLPLLVAAPLLQGLTLSAPYFSVAEARFPALAAYRTLLVLLVAAAYVRTTPARDSRAAVQHTVPGRPGQLLGMGVAFVFRFLPVLQRDLSRIRDASRARLGDQRRLDERMRTVALVGLNRAFSRSDAFSLALRARCFSWNPTLPRLRLGRADWAALAFAAGLFGAALWPRISTVI from the coding sequence ATGGTCCTCCAGTACACCCCCGGCGAGTCGCTGGCACACGCGCTCGACCCGCGCTCGAAACTCGCGGTCCAGGCGGGGTTCGTGGCCGCGGCGTTCGCCTACACCACCCCGTCCGGGCTGGCCACGATGACCGTCCTCGCCGCCGGGGTGCTCGCGGTCGCCCGGACCTCGCCGCTCGCGACGCTCCGCGAGGTGTGGGTCGTCCTCCCGCTGCTCGTCGCCGCGCCGTTGTTGCAGGGACTGACCCTCTCGGCGCCGTACTTCTCCGTCGCCGAGGCGCGGTTCCCGGCGCTGGCGGCCTACCGGACGCTCCTCGTGCTGCTCGTCGCCGCCGCGTACGTCCGGACCACGCCGGCCCGTGACTCGCGGGCGGCCGTCCAGCACACCGTCCCCGGTCGACCCGGCCAACTGCTCGGGATGGGCGTCGCGTTCGTGTTCCGCTTCCTCCCGGTGCTCCAGCGCGACCTCTCGCGCATCCGAGACGCCTCGCGGGCACGGCTCGGTGACCAGCGGCGACTCGACGAGCGGATGCGGACGGTCGCGCTCGTCGGTCTGAACCGCGCGTTCTCGCGCTCCGACGCGTTCTCGCTCGCCCTCCGTGCCCGGTGTTTCTCGTGGAATCCCACCCTCCCACGACTGCGGTTGGGCCGGGCCGACTGGGCCGCGCTGGCGTTCGCCGCCGGCCTGTTCGGGGCAGCGCTCTGGCCCCGGATATCCACCGTCATATGA